AATGGGACTTGGTGGGTGTGCTTCTTTTGATATTGTGACAATATTAAAGAAATCTCGCCAAGATGTGACAGGTGTTGTATGTCAGCTTAAAGCTGAGCGAGCAGATACAATCCCTGCCGTCTTTACTAAAATTCATTTACATTTTGTCGTGACGGGACGAGATGTAAAAGAAAAACAAGTAGCTAAAGCTGTTGAACTTTCTGCTGAAAAGTACTGTTCTGCAAGTAAAATGTTATCAGACGGTGGTGTTGAGATCAGCCATGATTTTGAAATCCTAGCAGCAGAATAGAAAGCAAAAATGAAGCCAAAAAAATGTTTTTTGGCTTTTTTTATGTGATTTTGATCGTATTTAAGTCGAATGCCGAGTATATCAGTCAACATTTAATTTTAAAAAATTGATGAAAATCACTAAATTTATTTAAATTGAAAAAAGATCAATAAAAATTATTACAAAATGTTTCTATTTTTCAATTTTCACTTAAATATAAGCAAATCACTTAAATTTTATTGATATAAAAATAATTGTGGATCAACTCGAGCATTATTTAAACTCATTCCCCAATGTAGATGTGGACCTGTTACACGGCCTGTTTTGCCGACTAAGCCTAAAACTTCTCCTTGCGTTAATTTCTGTCCTTTTGCAACATTAACTTTACTTAAGTGGCAAAACATACTGATTAAGCCTTGCCCATGATCAACTAAAACAGTTTTACCATTGAAGAAATAATCACCTACCCCTACGACAACACCAGCTGCTGGAGCAACTACTTTCTGTCCGACAGGGGCAGGAATGTCTAAACCTGAGTGTGGTGCGCGTTCTTCACCATTAAAGAAACGTTTACGTCCAAAAGAGTTACTAAACTTTCCAGCAGTTGGACGTATAAAATTTGGAAAATCAGAAAATTGTGCAGGACTGAAAGAG
The DNA window shown above is from Acinetobacter piscicola and carries:
- a CDS encoding OsmC family protein codes for the protein MQTSVHWLENVAFEAKSESGHQVVMDGSAEYGGENRGPRPMELILMGLGGCASFDIVTILKKSRQDVTGVVCQLKAERADTIPAVFTKIHLHFVVTGRDVKEKQVAKAVELSAEKYCSASKMLSDGGVEISHDFEILAAE
- a CDS encoding peptidoglycan DD-metalloendopeptidase family protein; translation: MFSIKKTFILCGLLTSTQLFALPQDSRRAGGIAVIPLSQNISEVKYKDQPILITQPNAQRYAIFGIPLSTPVGSLELQTNAQPIQIEIQPYKYAEQRLSVKNQDYVNPQQEQLDRYVVEAKEQNDIYTSFSPAQFSDFPNFIRPTAGKFSNSFGRKRFFNGEERAPHSGLDIPAPVGQKVVAPAAGVVVGVGDYFFNGKTVLVDHGQGLISMFCHLSKVNVAKGQKLTQGEVLGLVGKTGRVTGPHLHWGMSLNNARVDPQLFLYQ